A genome region from bacterium includes the following:
- a CDS encoding terminase family protein gives MNLDNYWFPYQKKWLDDKSKIKVWEKSRRIGATYVQSYEDVIDCVAKKVPDVWFSSSDESAAREYIGYCEQWVRLLNIAAKYHGNVIVDSENDIKAYVIEFSNGAKINALSSNPKGFRSKGGKVVLDEFAHHAKQEDLWAAAKPCITWNYPLRILSTHNGQNCRFYKFVDDIKTKQSKWSLHSTPIQLAVKEGLVDKIYGRETTKKEKHEWLEEQRVNCFDEQTWLQEYCCEAMDETTAFLPYELIYTCELDNLYKELESLTGDLYVGMDIGRKKDLTVIWVLEKLGNVKYTRMVKIIEKTPFRIQEQVLANILKLENLRRCCIDATGLGAQLAESAVEKYGHYRVEGINFNAKVKEELAYNLRTNFEDRTVYIPSHREIRDDLHSVRKVITTSGHIRFDVEKSDVSGHADRFWALALALHAAQSYKEPFTIETRHRWEADDMMKGFCDDIDWSTYY, from the coding sequence ATGAATCTCGATAATTATTGGTTCCCGTATCAAAAAAAATGGCTGGACGATAAATCAAAAATCAAAGTGTGGGAAAAGTCTCGCCGCATCGGCGCTACTTATGTTCAGAGTTATGAAGATGTAATTGACTGCGTTGCGAAGAAAGTTCCCGATGTTTGGTTCTCTTCATCCGACGAGTCTGCCGCCAGAGAATATATTGGATATTGCGAACAGTGGGTCAGGCTTTTAAATATTGCAGCCAAATATCATGGAAACGTAATAGTCGATTCGGAAAATGACATTAAAGCTTATGTTATAGAGTTTTCAAATGGCGCAAAAATTAACGCGTTAAGTTCTAATCCCAAAGGATTCAGAAGCAAGGGCGGCAAAGTCGTGCTTGATGAATTTGCGCATCACGCAAAGCAAGAAGATTTATGGGCTGCAGCCAAGCCCTGCATCACTTGGAATTATCCGCTCAGGATTTTATCGACTCATAACGGACAAAATTGCAGGTTTTACAAGTTTGTAGACGACATTAAAACAAAACAGAGCAAATGGTCTCTTCATTCGACGCCGATTCAACTTGCAGTCAAGGAAGGGCTTGTAGATAAAATATACGGCAGGGAGACAACTAAAAAAGAAAAACATGAGTGGCTGGAAGAACAAAGGGTAAACTGTTTTGACGAGCAAACCTGGCTTCAGGAATATTGCTGCGAGGCAATGGATGAAACAACTGCATTTCTTCCCTACGAACTTATTTACACCTGCGAACTCGATAATCTTTACAAAGAATTGGAAAGTTTAACAGGCGATCTTTATGTAGGAATGGACATCGGCAGAAAGAAAGATCTGACTGTAATTTGGGTTCTGGAAAAACTCGGAAACGTAAAATATACAAGAATGGTTAAAATTATTGAAAAAACTCCGTTTCGAATTCAGGAGCAAGTTTTGGCAAATATCTTAAAACTTGAAAATTTAAGAAGATGCTGTATAGACGCAACTGGACTTGGAGCTCAGTTAGCCGAATCAGCCGTGGAAAAATACGGACACTACAGAGTAGAAGGCATCAATTTTAACGCGAAGGTAAAAGAAGAGCTTGCATACAACCTGAGAACCAACTTTGAAGACAGAACGGTTTACATTCCGTCCCACCGGGAGATTAGAGATGACTTGCATTCAGTCAGAAAGGTTATAACAACGTCAGGACATATCAGGTTTGATGTCGAGAAATCGGATGTATCAGGACATGCTGACAGATTTTGGGCTTTGGCGCTTGCGCTTCATGCGGCGCAAAGTTATAAAGAACCGTTCACTATCGAAACAAGACACAGGTGGGAAGCAGACGATATGATGAAGGGCTTCTGCGATGACATCGATTGGAGCACTTACTATTAG
- a CDS encoding site-specific integrase, with product MTAKKLTKLAKRLKKFTFEEFLIMSGEDEQTVKIFLDEFFAVNKIKFDRDNKYKYNEFIPVIQIKEFQTKEKQQPDFFSQTEIDNLDIERKTVAAFKNAPLAVQNMINKYVDLLKEVKNANGKILLSYIVNVWNIQHPDMKTSKASFVKARKILKTTGITGLISPMRKYISVNDPIDEDVYNEIKEYFLQNTDKSLKENFLTFKADYLKNNIDSQKWEFPTYYSVTARIKKDILKFNDFSLAKMFDEKKKFIIIQKKLGFKTFRTAAEDYIKDLAEKNEVEEVTCKNYKAMINFYSIPFFQNIKLKDIDVHKLKEYKTMLEEQQLSPRSIKVHINLVRKILKIYLDTTCRTSASIKIGVKFLSEANILEKEIIIRLLRTCKKEFPDFYPLLVTAVNTGITRGEVLALTWDKYEPENKRLLVNKSIYKGQILTLRTREASRYIDLPDTLVEILSELRKNPTSTYIFPNEHGRIQDPEIMINTKFLPLINKAGLENIKFLDLRDSYAAFLIQQNIPLSYVKKQFGFTNMNVLVDRYKDFIPQKTKENLCLI from the coding sequence ATGACAGCGAAGAAACTGACAAAGCTGGCTAAGAGGCTTAAAAAATTTACTTTTGAAGAATTTTTAATTATGTCAGGGGAAGACGAACAGACTGTTAAAATTTTCCTTGATGAATTTTTTGCAGTGAATAAAATTAAGTTTGATAGAGACAACAAGTATAAATACAATGAATTTATTCCTGTTATACAAATAAAAGAATTTCAAACAAAAGAAAAGCAACAGCCTGATTTCTTTTCACAGACAGAAATAGACAACCTTGATATTGAAAGAAAAACTGTTGCAGCATTTAAAAATGCACCTCTTGCAGTTCAAAATATGATTAATAAATATGTTGACCTGTTAAAAGAAGTAAAAAACGCTAACGGCAAAATTTTGCTGAGCTATATAGTTAATGTTTGGAATATTCAGCATCCTGATATGAAAACTTCAAAAGCTTCATTTGTAAAAGCAAGAAAAATATTAAAAACTACCGGAATAACAGGCTTAATTTCTCCGATGAGAAAATATATATCTGTTAATGACCCGATAGATGAAGATGTTTACAATGAAATAAAAGAATATTTTCTTCAAAATACTGATAAAAGCTTAAAAGAAAATTTTCTGACTTTTAAGGCAGATTATTTAAAAAATAATATTGATAGTCAAAAATGGGAATTCCCCACATATTATTCAGTTACAGCAAGAATCAAAAAAGATATTTTGAAGTTTAACGATTTTAGTCTTGCAAAAATGTTTGATGAAAAGAAAAAATTTATAATAATTCAAAAAAAACTCGGCTTTAAAACATTCCGAACTGCTGCTGAAGATTATATAAAGGATTTGGCTGAAAAAAATGAAGTTGAAGAAGTTACCTGCAAGAATTACAAAGCAATGATAAATTTTTATTCGATACCGTTTTTTCAAAATATTAAATTAAAAGATATTGATGTACATAAGCTTAAAGAATACAAAACTATGCTTGAAGAGCAGCAGCTGTCACCAAGAAGCATAAAAGTTCATATTAATTTAGTGAGAAAAATTTTAAAAATATATCTGGATACAACCTGCCGTACCTCAGCATCAATAAAAATAGGGGTAAAATTCTTAAGCGAAGCAAATATCCTAGAGAAGGAGATAATAATAAGGTTGTTAAGAACCTGTAAAAAAGAATTTCCCGATTTTTATCCGCTGCTTGTAACGGCGGTTAATACAGGAATAACGAGAGGAGAAGTTCTTGCCCTCACCTGGGACAAGTATGAGCCTGAAAACAAAAGATTATTAGTAAATAAATCCATTTACAAAGGGCAAATATTGACCCTTAGAACACGCGAAGCCAGCAGGTATATTGATTTGCCGGATACGTTGGTTGAAATTTTATCAGAATTAAGAAAAAATCCTACATCCACATATATTTTCCCGAATGAACACGGAAGGATTCAGGATCCTGAAATTATGATCAATACAAAATTCCTGCCGCTGATAAATAAAGCCGGACTTGAAAACATCAAGTTTCTTGACCTGAGAGACAGCTACGCAGCTTTTTTAATACAGCAAAATATTCCTTTATCATATGTTAAAAAACAATTTGGATTTACCAATATGAATGTTTTGGTCGACAGGTATAAAGACTTTATTCCTCAAAAAACAAAAGAAAATTTATGTTTAATATAA
- a CDS encoding DUF4268 domain-containing protein translates to MTVKSNNESAVFKSRKDFRTFVAEEGKEMLEKILGSNIRFLSVSEQSSDEQADIIAVCNLHEKTVIECELKQNLKTLAGLLKYASKHNAKNIVWLVNQEIPDAMQTASWLSTIIAHEVKLYIFKCCFKNNELRFKELLKPSANDYQKPKAKISNTKEKQEQFWQEFHKYATENNSPLKISVPAPQHWQYISIGISGVSIQLTINTAKNNLGCELLIAKDKEIFYKLESFKADIEKQLGKAKNISKCMEKIKR, encoded by the coding sequence ATGACAGTAAAATCAAACAACGAATCAGCCGTTTTTAAAAGCAGAAAAGATTTCAGAACCTTTGTGGCAGAAGAAGGAAAAGAAATGCTCGAAAAAATTCTCGGATCAAACATCCGGTTTTTATCGGTATCTGAGCAATCAAGCGACGAGCAGGCTGATATTATTGCAGTCTGCAACCTCCATGAAAAGACGGTTATTGAATGCGAGCTTAAACAAAACCTTAAAACCCTTGCAGGTCTTTTAAAATACGCATCAAAGCATAATGCAAAAAACATCGTCTGGCTGGTAAATCAAGAAATACCCGATGCAATGCAAACAGCAAGCTGGCTAAGTACAATTATTGCTCATGAAGTGAAGCTGTATATATTTAAATGCTGTTTTAAAAATAATGAATTGCGATTTAAAGAATTATTAAAGCCGTCAGCTAACGATTATCAAAAGCCCAAAGCGAAAATTAGCAATACAAAAGAAAAACAGGAACAATTCTGGCAGGAATTTCATAAATACGCAACCGAAAATAACTCCCCCTTGAAAATATCCGTTCCGGCGCCGCAGCATTGGCAATACATTTCTATCGGAATCTCCGGAGTTTCGATTCAGCTTACAATTAATACCGCTAAAAATAATCTTGGCTGTGAACTGTTGATTGCAAAAGATAAAGAGATATTTTACAAGCTGGAAAGTTTTAAAGCCGATATTGAAAAACAGCTTGGCAAAGCAAAGAACATAAGCAAATGTATGGAGAAGATTAAAAGATGA
- a CDS encoding ATP-binding protein has protein sequence MKKVFARTQNVKNFINMMNNLQNRAEGVPGMSLVYGEPGLGKTQALLWWATQNDAIFIRAANNMSARWLMQELIEELGEVPYHFSADLFKQCVRQLNNEPKVIIVDEIDYLTGNESAIETLRDIYDKTNVSIVMAGMGMADKKLLRYRHLYDRISEKLKFEPFSKKDIKTIIEQLSEIEMTDCAIKYIFNKTNRFRQIVKLINKAENIAHANGLSTIDEITIKEFLHNDSEETDKAG, from the coding sequence ATGAAAAAAGTATTTGCGCGGACACAAAATGTTAAAAATTTCATAAACATGATGAATAATTTGCAAAACAGAGCCGAAGGAGTGCCGGGGATGTCTCTTGTTTATGGAGAACCGGGACTTGGAAAAACTCAAGCTCTTCTGTGGTGGGCGACTCAAAACGATGCAATTTTCATAAGGGCTGCCAATAATATGTCGGCAAGGTGGTTAATGCAGGAATTAATAGAAGAATTAGGCGAAGTTCCGTATCATTTTTCTGCTGATTTGTTTAAACAATGTGTCCGACAGTTAAATAATGAACCAAAAGTAATTATTGTCGATGAAATAGACTATTTAACGGGAAATGAATCAGCTATAGAAACACTGCGAGATATTTATGACAAAACGAATGTTTCTATTGTAATGGCAGGGATGGGGATGGCAGATAAAAAACTTCTGAGATATCGCCATTTATATGACAGGATTTCTGAAAAATTAAAATTTGAGCCTTTTTCTAAAAAAGATATAAAAACAATAATTGAACAGCTTTCAGAAATTGAAATGACTGATTGCGCTATTAAATACATTTTTAACAAGACAAACAGGTTCAGACAAATAGTCAAATTGATAAATAAAGCAGAAAATATAGCTCATGCTAACGGTTTAAGCACAATTGATGAGATAACAATTAAGGAGTTTTTGCATAATGACAGCGAAGAAACTGACAAAGCTGGCTAA
- a CDS encoding glycosyltransferase family 2 protein yields the protein MVKMDVSIILVNYNTKELTKDCIKSVYEKTDGIEYDIWVVDNASSDGSVKMIKEEFPDVKLIESPENLGFGRANNIAIKQSDAKYCFLLNTDTVLVNNAVKILFNFMEKHENYDVGGCGGQLYNADMTLQDSVGEFDTLDKLRKKAFGINFQELLYRYKHIFKTKVLKHKESLKEDKPYALESNYNPDFIIGANLLLRKFALDQVGAFDEKFFMFGEEAELCFRLKKNGYRIKFVPESSIIHFGGASSAKSNNQLKIEKMVLTGTVLFFKLCYGEKVAKKAKLFYILYYLRYLPLRFFSPKAFQRLKIALKTKV from the coding sequence ATGGTGAAGATGGACGTTTCGATAATACTCGTTAACTACAACACAAAAGAATTAACAAAAGACTGTATTAAATCAGTATATGAAAAAACTGATGGAATTGAATACGACATTTGGGTTGTGGACAATGCTTCTTCAGACGGTTCTGTTAAAATGATTAAAGAAGAATTTCCCGATGTTAAGCTTATTGAAAGTCCTGAAAATCTAGGGTTTGGAAGAGCGAACAATATCGCGATTAAACAGTCTGATGCTAAATACTGTTTTTTATTAAATACAGATACGGTTTTAGTTAATAATGCAGTCAAGATACTCTTTAATTTTATGGAAAAACATGAGAATTATGATGTCGGCGGTTGCGGCGGTCAGCTTTATAATGCTGACATGACACTTCAGGATTCGGTAGGAGAATTTGATACATTAGACAAGCTTCGTAAAAAAGCTTTTGGAATAAATTTCCAAGAGTTATTATACAGATATAAACATATATTTAAAACAAAGGTTTTGAAACACAAAGAATCACTCAAAGAAGACAAGCCTTATGCTCTGGAATCCAATTATAACCCAGATTTTATTATAGGAGCAAATTTGCTGCTTAGAAAATTTGCTTTAGATCAAGTCGGTGCTTTTGACGAAAAATTTTTTATGTTTGGAGAAGAAGCTGAATTATGTTTTCGTTTGAAGAAAAATGGTTATAGAATTAAATTTGTTCCTGAATCCAGCATTATTCATTTTGGCGGAGCATCTTCGGCAAAATCAAATAACCAACTTAAAATAGAAAAAATGGTTTTAACAGGAACGGTTCTCTTTTTTAAACTTTGTTATGGAGAAAAAGTCGCTAAAAAAGCTAAATTGTTTTATATATTGTATTACTTAAGATATTTACCGCTCAGATTTTTTTCACCAAAAGCTTTTCAGCGACTTAAAATCGCATTAAAAACAAAAGTTTAG
- a CDS encoding tyrosine-type recombinase/integrase, which yields MINAKLTKLAKRLHFFTFDELLIMAEESEDRVEDFLKDFISAGKIKKIDEETYIYKQADEYQFKSKRFKEKVISKKFISFSLEEIQKLDEERNTLDAFINSPKAIKQMINKYIDLLKKVENMKGKKLYDYINEVWNVQHPSMETSQPAFYRAKRKLKKYGVAGLISPGRSFLSANHQLDETLYREFRDYVLENKGKSLKYNYTKFGAEHLKNNPEEIKRDFPSYNTFTTRIKNDILVFKDSELGNIYDQKKKIKIIQKKSGFNTFQTAAKDYLKDLIKSNEIKKTSLCHYKSYINLHLIPFFKNMKLTDINEKNLQKYEILLQEQSLTPQTIRRHINLIKKIQRIYMDNSYAGVEVKRIKMEFANGMNILDKKQLQKLLDTCKNEILEFYPLLVTSVNTGLTRGEVLSLTWDKVDWANKRIKINRSIYNGEIIVLKSKRAVRYVELPDKIIEILSKLKDSSKSIYIFPDDNGDFQNPEDMLHNKFLPLANKAGLENIKFIDLRDTYTALLIEQNLPLSYVKEQVGCSNLNTLVEKFGKFIPAIKKNFCLI from the coding sequence ATGATAAATGCTAAACTGACAAAACTAGCTAAAAGACTGCACTTCTTTACTTTTGACGAGTTGCTCATTATGGCGGAAGAGAGCGAGGACAGAGTTGAAGATTTTTTAAAGGATTTTATTTCTGCAGGTAAGATTAAAAAAATCGACGAAGAAACCTATATCTATAAGCAGGCAGATGAATACCAATTCAAGTCAAAACGTTTTAAAGAAAAAGTTATAAGTAAAAAATTCATTTCATTTTCATTAGAAGAGATTCAAAAACTTGATGAAGAACGAAATACGCTTGATGCTTTCATAAATTCTCCAAAAGCTATCAAGCAAATGATAAATAAATATATTGACCTGTTAAAAAAAGTGGAGAACATGAAAGGAAAAAAGCTTTATGATTATATCAATGAAGTTTGGAATGTACAGCATCCTTCTATGGAAACCTCTCAGCCTGCGTTCTACAGGGCAAAAAGAAAACTGAAAAAATATGGAGTAGCAGGTTTAATATCTCCCGGCAGAAGTTTTTTATCAGCAAATCATCAATTGGATGAAACTCTTTACAGAGAATTCAGGGATTATGTTCTGGAAAATAAAGGGAAAAGTTTAAAATATAATTATACAAAATTCGGTGCCGAACATTTAAAAAATAATCCTGAAGAAATAAAACGAGATTTTCCAAGCTATAATACATTTACCACAAGGATAAAAAATGATATTTTAGTGTTTAAAGATTCTGAACTTGGTAATATATATGATCAAAAGAAAAAGATTAAAATAATTCAAAAGAAATCAGGTTTCAATACTTTTCAAACTGCCGCTAAAGATTATTTAAAGGATCTGATTAAAAGCAATGAAATCAAAAAAACTTCTTTGTGTCATTACAAGTCATATATTAATTTGCATTTGATTCCTTTTTTTAAAAATATGAAATTAACAGATATTAATGAAAAAAACTTGCAAAAATACGAAATATTATTGCAAGAACAATCGCTCACTCCGCAAACAATAAGAAGACATATAAATTTAATAAAAAAAATCCAAAGAATATATATGGATAACAGTTATGCCGGAGTTGAAGTTAAGCGAATAAAAATGGAATTCGCAAACGGGATGAATATTCTTGATAAAAAACAACTTCAAAAACTTTTAGACACCTGCAAAAATGAAATTTTGGAATTTTACCCGCTGCTTGTAACTTCAGTTAACACGGGATTAACAAGAGGAGAAGTCTTATCTTTGACCTGGGATAAAGTTGATTGGGCAAATAAAAGGATAAAAATAAACAGGTCGATATATAACGGTGAAATAATTGTTCTTAAATCCAAAAGAGCAGTTAGATACGTTGAGTTGCCGGATAAAATAATTGAAATTTTATCAAAATTAAAAGATTCTTCGAAAAGTATTTATATTTTTCCTGACGATAACGGAGATTTTCAAAATCCCGAAGATATGCTTCACAATAAATTCCTGCCTCTGGCAAATAAAGCAGGACTTGAAAATATTAAGTTTATTGACTTAAGAGATACTTATACAGCCTTACTAATCGAGCAGAATTTACCATTAAGTTATGTTAAAGAACAAGTCGGATGCAGTAATTTAAATACGCTTGTTGAAAAATTCGGAAAGTTTATTCCGGCAATAAAGAAAAATTTCTGTTTAATTTGA